One stretch of Bombus affinis isolate iyBomAffi1 chromosome 4, iyBomAffi1.2, whole genome shotgun sequence DNA includes these proteins:
- the LOC126915100 gene encoding lysosomal acid glucosylceramidase-like isoform X1, with protein MGHAWKALLLITFFFDKGIANDCVPYRIDNEVIACVCNATYCDGLPDGIPEVPEEGNSYWYVTNKQGLRMKMSEVKFDSCENFPVDVTLTIDNTKKYQTIFGFGGAFTDSTGINVAKLSPATQLQLIRAYYHPKKGSGYTLGRIPIGASDFSARPYTYDDTANDTTLKHFTLANEDFDYKLLYARKALEFNSEIKFFGAAWTAPLWMKSNDNGLTFLKEEYYQIYADYLLKFLDEYKNNDIDMWAITTGNEPLVAFMFKLPNVSMAWKPETMANWIANNLGPTLASSPHNETLIFAFDDNRKTLPKFIEPTFRNQNANKYVAGTAVHWYQDSETPTDILDQTHDEFPDKLILMTEASVIGPPIWNTSKVKLESWRRGEKYILSIIEYMNHWSIGWVDWNLALDETGGPNFINNYIDAPIIVNPKTDEFYKQPMYYAVKHFSRFVDRGSVRISITDTDTIKSAAFVTPSAENVVVLYNRDTSPRHVVLKDVQKGTLCLELSPQSMNTLKYK; from the exons ATGGGACACGCGTGGAAAGCACTTTTGCtaattactttcttcttcgaCAAAG GTATCGCGAATGACTGCGTGCCGTATCGTATAGATAACGAGGTAATTGCATGTGTTTGCAATGCAACATATTGCGATGGACTACCAGATGGTATACCGGAAGTTCCGGAGGAAGGTAATTCTTATTGGTATGTGACGAATAAACAGGGGCTGAGAATGAAGATGTCAGAAGTAAAATTTGATAGCTGCGAAAATTTCCCCGTGGACGTAACGCTGACCATAGATAATACGAAAAAGTATCAAACGATTTTTGGCTTCGGTGGCGCATTTACCGATTCTACTGGTATAAACGTAGCAAAACTCAGCCCAGCTACTCAACTTCAATTGATTCG AGCATATTATCATCCAAAGAAAGGAAGCGGATACACACTGGGTCGTATACCTATTGGGGCGAGCGATTTTTCAGCAAGACCGTATACGTATGACGATACGGCGAATGACACCACGCTTAAACACTTTACACTTGCGAACGAAGATTTCGATTACAAACTACTATATGCAAGGAAAGCGCTTGAATTCAATTCCGAAATTAAATTCTTCGGTGCTGCATGGACCGCACCATTATGGATGAAAAGCAATGACAACGGACTCA CTTTCTTAAAAGAAGAGTATTACCAAATCTATGCTGACTATCTGCTAAAGTTCCTGGATGAATATAAAAACAACGATATTGACATGTGGGCTATTACAACTGGTAACGAGCCACTAGTTGCCTTTATGTTTAAACTTCCAAATGTCTCTATGGCATGGAAACCCGAAACAATGGCTAATTGGATCGCTAACAATTTGGGTCCAACATTAGCATCATCGCCGCACAATGAAACACTAATTTTCGCCTTTGATGACAATAGAAAGACATTACCAAAATTTATCGAACCAACGTTCCGAAATCAAAATGCAAACAAATACGTTGCCGGAACAGCTGTACACTGGTATCAAGATTCCGAAACTCCTACAGATATATTAGATCAAACCCACGATGAGTTTCCagacaaattaattttaatgacCGAAGCGTCTGTAATAG GACCTCCAATATGGAACACTTCGAAAGTTAAGTTGGAATCGTGGCGTCGAGgtgaaaaatacattttaagCATAATAGAG TACATGAATCATTGGTCAATTGGTTGGGTGGATTGGAATTTAGCCTTGGACGAAACTGGTGGACCAaactttattaataattatatcgacgCCCCTATCATCGTCAACCCGAAAACCGATGAATTTTATAAACAACCTATGTATTATGCCGTCAAACATTTTAGCAGATTCGTTGACAGAGGTTCTGTTAGAATTTCTATTACCGATACTGATACTATCAAATCTGCAGCCTTCGTTACACCTTCAGCGGAAAACGTCGTTGTCCTATACAATAG GGATACTTCTCCAAGACACGTAGTTTTGAAGGATGTGCAGAAAGGTACACTTTGTTTAGAATTATCTCCGCAATCTATGAATACTCTGAAATACAAATAG
- the LOC126915100 gene encoding lysosomal acid glucosylceramidase-like isoform X6: MGHAWKALLLITFFFDKGIANDCVPYRIDNEVIACVCNATYCDGLPDGIPEVPEEGNSYWYVTNKQGLRMKMSEVKFDSCENFPVDVTLTIDNTKKYQTIFGFGGAFTDSTGINVAKLSPATQLQLIRAYYHPKKGSGYTLGRIPIGASDFSARPYTYDDTANDTTLKHFTLANEDFDYKLLYARKALEFNSEIKFFGAAWTAPLWMKSNDNGLTFLKEEYYQIYADYLLKFLDEYKNNDIDMWAITTGNEPLVAFMFKLPNVSMAWKPETMANWIANNLGPTLASSPHNETLIFAFDDNRKTLPKFIEPTFRNQNANKYVAGTAVHWYQDSETPTDILDQTHDEFPDKLILMTEASVIGPPIWNTSKVKLESWRRGEKYILSIIEYMNHWSIGWVDWNLALDETGGPNFVHNYIDAPIIVNPKTDEFYKQPMYYAVKHFSRFVDRGSVRISITDTDTIKSAAFVTPSAENVVVLYNRDTSPRHVVLKDVQKGTLCLELSPQSMNTLKYK, encoded by the exons ATGGGACACGCGTGGAAAGCACTTTTGCtaattactttcttcttcgaCAAAG GTATCGCGAATGACTGCGTGCCGTATCGTATAGATAACGAGGTAATTGCATGTGTTTGCAATGCAACATATTGCGATGGACTACCAGATGGTATACCGGAAGTTCCGGAGGAAGGTAATTCTTATTGGTATGTGACGAATAAACAGGGGCTGAGAATGAAGATGTCAGAAGTAAAATTTGATAGCTGCGAAAATTTCCCCGTGGACGTAACGCTGACCATAGATAATACGAAAAAGTATCAAACGATTTTTGGCTTCGGTGGCGCATTTACCGATTCTACTGGTATAAACGTAGCAAAACTCAGCCCAGCTACTCAACTTCAATTGATTCG AGCATATTATCATCCAAAGAAAGGAAGCGGATACACACTGGGTCGTATACCTATTGGGGCGAGCGATTTTTCAGCAAGACCGTATACGTATGACGATACGGCGAATGACACCACGCTTAAACACTTTACACTTGCGAACGAAGATTTCGATTACAAACTACTATATGCAAGGAAAGCGCTTGAATTCAATTCCGAAATTAAATTCTTCGGTGCTGCATGGACCGCACCATTATGGATGAAAAGCAATGACAACGGACTCA CTTTCTTAAAAGAAGAGTATTACCAAATCTATGCTGACTATCTGCTAAAGTTCCTGGATGAATATAAAAACAACGATATTGACATGTGGGCTATTACAACTGGTAACGAGCCACTAGTTGCCTTTATGTTTAAACTTCCAAATGTCTCTATGGCATGGAAACCCGAAACAATGGCTAATTGGATCGCTAACAATTTGGGTCCAACATTAGCATCATCGCCGCACAATGAAACACTAATTTTCGCCTTTGATGACAATAGAAAGACATTACCAAAATTTATCGAACCAACGTTCCGAAATCAAAATGCAAACAAATACGTTGCCGGAACAGCTGTACACTGGTATCAAGATTCCGAAACTCCTACAGATATATTAGATCAAACCCACGATGAGTTTCCagacaaattaattttaatgacCGAAGCGTCTGTAATAG GACCTCCAATATGGAACACTTCGAAAGTTAAGTTGGAATCGTGGCGTCGAGgtgaaaaatacattttaagCATAATAGAG TACATGAATCATTGGTCAATTGGATGGGTGGATTGGAATTTAGCCTTGGACGAAACTGGTGGACCAAACTTTGTTCATAATTATATCGACGCCCCTATCATCGTCAATCCGAAAACCGATGAATTTTATAAACAACCTATGTATTATGCCGTCAAACATTTTAGCAGATTCGTTGACAGAGGTTCTGTTAGAATTTCTATTACCGATACTGATACTATCAAATCTGCAGCCTTCGTTACACCTTCAGCGGAAAACGTCGTTGTCCTATACAATAG GGATACTTCTCCAAGACACGTAGTTTTGAAGGATGTACAGAAAGGTACACTTTGTTTAGAATTATCTCCGCAATCTATGAATACTCTGAAATACAAATAG
- the LOC126915086 gene encoding 28S ribosomal protein S30, mitochondrial isoform X1, translated as MYTGLQKSLPNYSTSILKTVIRKCASITLNDTENVIYPPILDLSHRAKIKRKHEKWHNKIKKLETVEEKLIGINMPHYYGWKSLCLEEGNIPYNSLKHAQYITRTHVTNDNKLPDFYDSMITTDKLDALVQTIKNHIENVIIFEYNHRLKKQEITEEVENIKEKLLNDAVTNALVFQINRIMLSTLSSVTPHLLETEVDFKPRIEAFWFAGDVERPTLQRKAREGIKSLKKYVNDPINMPVQYVGSPILQLRHQFPLREIVSPIYSANPELSIPEFKFDPRVLSYKFSYKHATNIPGFWPGDPAEFGLLSYHNISNLFFDSKIKEEEAITVQAIFASYSWLLSQACYQGFSTFNDILYPLVSQTILTNGQYWSFCVYQLNTTLLHWEYADNNPMRNICWITEPMMLFDKIEDGKIQGFNEDVLKNLITFYINMPAARSNENMKPYLGESVKYVADITDPERRAWLETRFKHLTSNRPRHQLKPEIYHWQKIYMIDNSTRPIDKKREPWEFGYSPAKRRLNQHQPAYIPKCLRENPKQKKVGRWAKTYYPNA; from the exons ATGTATACAGGGCTACAGAAATCCTTACCAAACTATTCTACAAGTATTCTAAAAACTGTTATAAGAAAATGTGCGAGTATCACGCTGAATGATACGGAAAATGTGATCTATCCTCCTATTTTGGATTTATCCCATCGTGCTAAGATTAAGAGGAAACATGAAAAGTggcataataaaattaaaaaattagaaactgTAGAGGAAAAATTAATTGGTATAAATATGCCACATTACTATGGTTGGAAATCCTTATGTTTAGAAGAAGGAAATATTCCATACAATTCATTGAAACATGCTCAATACATTACACGTACTCATGTtacaaatgataataaattaCCGGACTTTTACGACTCAATGATCACAACTGACAAATTAGATGCTCTGGTACAAACTATTAAAAATCATATAGAAAATGTTATTATTTTTGAATATAATCATAGATT aAAGAAGCAAGAAATAACAGAGGAAGTGGAAAATATTAAAGAGAAATTGCTAAACGATGCTGTTACAAATGCACTTGTTTTTCAAATCAATCGAATAATGCTGTCCACTTTATCTTCGGTGACACCACATTTATTGGAAACTGAAGTAGATTTTAAACCAAGAATAGAAGCATTTTGGTTCGCAGGTGACGTAGAACGGCCGACTCTACAGAGAAAAGCAAGAGAGGGGATAAAAAGTttgaaaaaatatgtaaatgatCCAATAAATATGCCTGTTCAATATGTTGGTTCTCCAATTCTACAATTAAGACATCAATTTCCTTTAAGGGAGATTGTGTCTCCAATATACTCTGCTAATCCAGAATTAAGTATTCCTGAGTTCAAATTTGATCCTAGGGTACTAAGTTATAAGTTTTCGTACAAACATGCAACTAATATACCTGGTTTCTGGCCTGGTGATCCTGCTGAATTTGGTTTGTTATCTTATCACAATATAAGTAATTTATTTTTTGATTCAAAGATTAAGGAAGAAGAAGCAATTACCGTGCAAGCTATTTTTGCATCTTATAGTTGGTTGTTATCGCAGGCTTGTTATCAAG gcTTTTCTACGttcaacgatatattatatCCATTAGTATCGCAAACAATTTTGACAAACGGTCAATATTGGTCCTTTTGCGTTTACCAGTTGAACACCACTTTATTACATTGGGAATATGCAGATAACAATCCTATGCGTAATATATGTTGGATAACAGAACCAATGATGTTGTTCGATAAAATAGAGGATGGAAAAATTCAAGGGTTCAACGAAGATGTTTTAAAAAACTTGATCACATTTTATATCAATATGCCTGCAGCACGAAGTAATGAAAATATGAAACCATACTTAGGTGAATCTGTAAAATATGTTGCTGACATTACTGATCCCGAACGAAGAGCGTGGTTAGAAACAAGATTTAAGCACCTTACGTCTAATAGGCCAAGACATCa ATTAAAGCCTGAAATATATCATTGGCAGAAAATATATATGATTGATAACTCTACTCGCCCTATTGATAAGAAACGTGAACCGTGGGAGTTTGGTTACTCGCCTGCGAAACGAAGATTAAATCAGCATCAGCCGGCTTATATACCAAAATGTTTAAGAGAAAATCCAAAACAGAAAAAAGTAGGGCGTTGGGCGAAAACATATTATCCAAATGCATAA
- the LOC126915100 gene encoding lysosomal acid glucosylceramidase-like isoform X4: MGHAWKALLLITFFFDKGIANDCVPYRIDNEVIACVCNATYCDGLPDGIPEVPEEGNSYWYVTNKQGLRMKMSEVKFDSCENFPVDVTLTIDNTKKYQTIFGFGGALTDSTGINVAKLSPATQLQLIRAYYHPKKGSGYTLGRIPIGASDFSARPYTYDDTANDTTLKHFTLANEDFDYKLLYARKALEFNSEIKFFGAAWTAPLWMKSNDNGLTFLKEDYYQIYADYLLKFLDEYKNNGIDIWAITTGNEPQIAFMVKIALNTMGWEPESMANWIANNLGPTLASSPHNETLIFAFDDSRKALPKFVEPTFRNQNANKYVAGTAVHWYQDSETPADILDQTHDEFPDKLILMTEASVIGPPIWNTSKVKLESWRRGEKYILSIIEYMNHWSIGWVDWNLALDETGGPNFVHNYIDAPIIVNPKTDEFYKQPMYYAVKHFSRFVDRGSVRISITDTDTIKSAAFVTPSAENVVVLYNRDTSPRHVVLKDVQKGTLCLELSPQSMNTLKYK; encoded by the exons ATGGGACACGCGTGGAAAGCACTTTTGCtaattactttcttcttcgaCAAAG GTATCGCGAATGACTGCGTGCCGTATCGTATAGATAACGAGGTAATTGCATGTGTTTGCAATGCAACATATTGCGATGGACTACCAGATGGTATACCGGAAGTTCCGGAGGAAGGTAATTCTTATTGGTATGTGACGAATAAACAGGGGCTGAGAATGAAGATGTCAGAAGTAAAATTTGATAGCTGCGAAAATTTCCCCGTGGACGTAACGCTGACCATAGATAATACGAAAAAGTATCAAACGATTTTTGGCTTCGGTGGCGCACTTACCGATTCTACTGGTATAAACGTAGCAAAACTCAGCCCAGCTACTCAACTTCAATTGATTCG AGCATATTATCATCCAAAGAAAGGAAGCGGATACACACTGGGTCGTATACCTATTGGGGCGAGCGATTTTTCAGCAAGACCGTATACGTATGACGATACGGCGAATGACACCACGCTTAAACACTTTACACTTGCGAACGAAGATTTCGATTACAAACTACTATATGCAAGGAAAGCGCTTGAATTCAATTCCGAAATTAAATTCTTCGGTGCTGCATGGACCGCACCATTATGGATGAAAAGCAATGACAACGGACTCA CTTTCTTAAAAGAAGACTATTACCAAATCTATGCTGACTATCTGCTAAAGTTCCTGGATGAATATAAAAACAACGGTATTGACATATGGGCTATTACAACTGGTAACGAGCCACAGATTGCCTTTATGGTTAAAATTGCACTTAACACTATGGGATGGGAACCCGAATCAATGGCTAATTGGATCGCTAACAATTTGGGTCCAACATTAGCATCATCGCCGCACAATGAAACACTAATTTTCGCCTTTGATGACAGTAGAAAGGCATTACCCAAATTTGTCGAACCAACGTTCCGAAATCAAAATGCAAACAAATACGTTGCCGGAACAGCTGTACACTGGTATCAAGATTCCGAAACTCCTGCAGATATATTAGATCAAACCCACGATGAGTTCCCagacaaattaattttaatgacCGAAGCGTCTGTAATAG GACCTCCAATATGGAACACTTCGAAAGTTAAATTGGAATCGTGGCGTCGAGgtgaaaaatacattttaagCATAATAGAG TACATGAATCATTGGTCAATTGGATGGGTGGATTGGAATTTAGCCTTGGACGAAACTGGTGGACCAAACTTTGTTCATAATTATATCGACGCCCCTATCATCGTCAATCCGAAAACCGATGAATTTTATAAACAACCTATGTATTATGCCGTCAAACATTTTAGCAGATTCGTTGACAGAGGTTCTGTTAGAATTTCTATTACCGATACTGATACTATCAAATCTGCAGCCTTCGTTACACCTTCAGCGGAAAACGTCGTTGTCCTATACAATAG GGATACTTCTCCAAGACACGTAGTTTTGAAGGATGTACAGAAAGGTACACTTTGTTTAGAATTATCTCCGCAATCTATGAATACTCTGAAATACAAATAG
- the LOC126915100 gene encoding lysosomal acid glucosylceramidase-like isoform X5, with amino-acid sequence MGHAWKALLLITFFFDKGIANDCVPYRIDNEVIACVCNATYCDGLPDGIPEVPEEGNSYWYVTNKQGLRMKMSEVKFDSCENFPVDVTLTIDNTKKYQTIFGFGGAFTDSTGINVAKLSPATQLQLIRAYYHPKKGSGYTLGRIPIGASDFSARPYTYDDTANDTTLKHFTLANEDFDYKLLYARKALEFNSEIKFFGAAWTAPLWMKSNDNGLTFLKEEYYQIYADYLLKFLDEYKNNDIDMWAITTGNEPLVAFMFKLPNVSMAWKPETMANWIANNLGPTLASSPHNETLIFAFDDNRKTLPKFIEPTFRNQNANKYVAGTAVHWYQDSETPTDILDQTHDEFPDKLILMTEASVIGPPIWNTSKVKLESWRRGEKYILSIIEYMNHWSIGWVDWNLALDETGGPNFVHNYIDAPIIVNPKTDEFYKQPMYYAVKHFSRFVDRGSVRISITDTDTIKSAAFVTPSAENVVVLYNRDTSPRHVVLKDVQKGTLCLELSPQSMNTLKYK; translated from the exons ATGGGACACGCGTGGAAAGCACTTTTGCtaattactttcttcttcgaCAAAG GTATCGCGAATGACTGCGTGCCGTATCGTATAGATAACGAGGTAATTGCATGTGTTTGCAATGCAACATATTGCGATGGACTACCAGATGGTATACCGGAAGTTCCGGAGGAAGGTAATTCTTATTGGTATGTGACGAATAAACAGGGGCTGAGAATGAAGATGTCAGAAGTAAAATTTGATAGCTGCGAAAATTTCCCCGTGGACGTAACGCTGACCATAGATAATACGAAAAAGTATCAAACGATTTTTGGCTTCGGTGGCGCATTTACCGATTCTACTGGTATAAACGTAGCAAAACTCAGCCCAGCTACTCAACTTCAATTGATTCG AGCATATTATCATCCAAAGAAAGGAAGCGGATACACACTGGGTCGTATACCTATTGGGGCGAGCGATTTTTCAGCAAGACCGTATACGTATGACGATACGGCGAATGACACCACGCTTAAACACTTTACACTTGCGAACGAAGATTTCGATTACAAACTACTATATGCAAGGAAAGCGCTTGAATTCAATTCCGAAATTAAATTCTTCGGTGCTGCATGGACCGCACCATTATGGATGAAAAGCAATGACAACGGACTCA CTTTCTTAAAAGAAGAGTATTACCAAATCTATGCTGACTATCTGCTAAAGTTCCTGGATGAATATAAAAACAACGATATTGACATGTGGGCTATTACAACTGGTAACGAGCCACTAGTTGCCTTTATGTTTAAACTTCCAAATGTCTCTATGGCATGGAAACCCGAAACAATGGCTAATTGGATCGCTAACAATTTGGGTCCAACATTAGCATCATCGCCGCACAATGAAACACTAATTTTCGCCTTTGATGACAATAGAAAGACATTACCAAAATTTATCGAACCAACGTTCCGAAATCAAAATGCAAACAAATACGTTGCCGGAACAGCTGTACACTGGTATCAAGATTCCGAAACTCCTACAGATATATTAGATCAAACCCACGATGAGTTTCCagacaaattaattttaatgacCGAAGCGTCTGTAATAG GACCTCCAATATGGAACACTTCGAAAGTTAAATTGGAATCGTGGCGTCGAGgtgaaaaatacattttaagCATAATAGAG TACATGAATCATTGGTCAATTGGATGGGTGGATTGGAATTTAGCCTTGGACGAAACTGGTGGACCAAACTTTGTTCATAATTATATCGACGCCCCTATCATCGTCAATCCGAAAACCGATGAATTTTATAAACAACCTATGTATTATGCCGTCAAACATTTTAGCAGATTCGTTGACAGAGGTTCTGTTAGAATTTCTATTACCGATACTGATACTATCAAATCTGCAGCCTTCGTTACACCTTCAGCGGAAAACGTCGTTGTCCTATACAATAG GGATACTTCTCCAAGACACGTAGTTTTGAAGGATGTACAGAAAGGTACACTTTGTTTAGAATTATCTCCGCAATCTATGAATACTCTGAAATACAAATAG
- the LOC126915100 gene encoding lysosomal acid glucosylceramidase-like isoform X3, with protein MGHAWKALLLITFFFDKGIANDCVPYRIDNEVIACVCNATYCDGLPDGIPEVPEEGNSYWYVTNKQGLRMKMSEVKFDSCENFPVDVTLTIDNTKKYQTIFGFGGAFTDSTGINVAKLSPATQLQLIRAYYHPKKGSGYTLGRIPIGASDFSARPYTYDDTANDTTLKHFTLANEDFDYKLLYARKALEFNSEIKFFGAAWTAPLWMKSNDNGLTFLKEDYYQIYADYLLKFLDEYKNNGIDIWAITTGNEPQIAFMVKIALNTMGWEPESMANWIANNLGPTLASSPHNETLIFAFDDSRKALPKFVEPTFRNQNANKYVAGTAVHWYQDSETPADILDQTHDEFPDKLILMTEASVIGPPIWNTSKVKLESWRRGEKYILSIIEYMNHWSIGWVDWNLALDETGGPNFVHNYIDAPIIVNPKTDEFYKQPMYYAVKHFSRFVDRGSVRISITDTDTIKSAAFVTPSAENVVVLYNRDTSPRHVVLKDVQKGTLCLELSPQSMNTLKYK; from the exons ATGGGACACGCGTGGAAAGCACTTTTGCtaattactttcttcttcgaCAAAG GTATCGCGAATGACTGCGTGCCGTATCGTATAGATAACGAGGTAATTGCATGTGTTTGCAATGCAACATATTGCGATGGACTACCAGATGGTATACCGGAAGTTCCGGAGGAAGGTAATTCTTATTGGTATGTGACGAATAAACAGGGGCTGAGAATGAAGATGTCAGAAGTAAAATTTGATAGCTGCGAAAATTTCCCCGTGGACGTAACGCTGACCATAGATAATACGAAAAAGTATCAAACGATTTTTGGCTTCGGTGGCGCATTTACCGATTCTACTGGTATAAACGTAGCAAAACTCAGCCCAGCTACTCAACTTCAATTGATTCG AGCATATTATCATCCAAAGAAAGGAAGCGGATACACACTGGGTCGTATACCTATTGGGGCGAGCGATTTTTCAGCAAGACCGTATACGTATGACGATACGGCGAATGACACCACGCTTAAACACTTTACACTTGCGAACGAAGATTTCGATTACAAACTACTATATGCAAGGAAAGCGCTTGAATTCAATTCCGAAATTAAATTCTTCGGTGCTGCATGGACCGCACCATTATGGATGAAAAGCAATGACAACGGACTCA CTTTCTTAAAAGAAGACTATTACCAAATCTATGCTGACTATCTGCTAAAGTTCCTGGATGAATATAAAAACAACGGTATTGACATATGGGCTATTACAACTGGTAACGAGCCACAGATTGCCTTTATGGTTAAAATTGCACTTAACACTATGGGATGGGAACCCGAATCAATGGCTAATTGGATCGCTAACAATTTGGGTCCAACATTAGCATCATCGCCGCACAATGAAACACTAATTTTCGCCTTTGATGACAGTAGAAAGGCATTACCCAAATTTGTCGAACCAACGTTCCGAAATCAAAATGCAAACAAATACGTTGCCGGAACAGCTGTACACTGGTATCAAGATTCCGAAACTCCTGCAGATATATTAGATCAAACCCACGATGAGTTCCCagacaaattaattttaatgacCGAAGCGTCTGTAATAG GACCTCCAATATGGAACACTTCGAAAGTTAAATTGGAATCGTGGCGTCGAGgtgaaaaatacattttaagCATAATAGAG TACATGAATCATTGGTCAATTGGATGGGTGGATTGGAATTTAGCCTTGGACGAAACTGGTGGACCAAACTTTGTTCATAATTATATCGACGCCCCTATCATCGTCAATCCGAAAACCGATGAATTTTATAAACAACCTATGTATTATGCCGTCAAACATTTTAGCAGATTCGTTGACAGAGGTTCTGTTAGAATTTCTATTACCGATACTGATACTATCAAATCTGCAGCCTTCGTTACACCTTCAGCGGAAAACGTCGTTGTCCTATACAATAG GGATACTTCTCCAAGACACGTAGTTTTGAAGGATGTACAGAAAGGTACACTTTGTTTAGAATTATCTCCGCAATCTATGAATACTCTGAAATACAAATAG
- the LOC126915086 gene encoding 28S ribosomal protein S30, mitochondrial isoform X2, producing the protein MPHYYGWKSLCLEEGNIPYNSLKHAQYITRTHVTNDNKLPDFYDSMITTDKLDALVQTIKNHIENVIIFEYNHRLKKQEITEEVENIKEKLLNDAVTNALVFQINRIMLSTLSSVTPHLLETEVDFKPRIEAFWFAGDVERPTLQRKAREGIKSLKKYVNDPINMPVQYVGSPILQLRHQFPLREIVSPIYSANPELSIPEFKFDPRVLSYKFSYKHATNIPGFWPGDPAEFGLLSYHNISNLFFDSKIKEEEAITVQAIFASYSWLLSQACYQGFSTFNDILYPLVSQTILTNGQYWSFCVYQLNTTLLHWEYADNNPMRNICWITEPMMLFDKIEDGKIQGFNEDVLKNLITFYINMPAARSNENMKPYLGESVKYVADITDPERRAWLETRFKHLTSNRPRHQLKPEIYHWQKIYMIDNSTRPIDKKREPWEFGYSPAKRRLNQHQPAYIPKCLRENPKQKKVGRWAKTYYPNA; encoded by the exons ATGCCACATTACTATGGTTGGAAATCCTTATGTTTAGAAGAAGGAAATATTCCATACAATTCATTGAAACATGCTCAATACATTACACGTACTCATGTtacaaatgataataaattaCCGGACTTTTACGACTCAATGATCACAACTGACAAATTAGATGCTCTGGTACAAACTATTAAAAATCATATAGAAAATGTTATTATTTTTGAATATAATCATAGATT aAAGAAGCAAGAAATAACAGAGGAAGTGGAAAATATTAAAGAGAAATTGCTAAACGATGCTGTTACAAATGCACTTGTTTTTCAAATCAATCGAATAATGCTGTCCACTTTATCTTCGGTGACACCACATTTATTGGAAACTGAAGTAGATTTTAAACCAAGAATAGAAGCATTTTGGTTCGCAGGTGACGTAGAACGGCCGACTCTACAGAGAAAAGCAAGAGAGGGGATAAAAAGTttgaaaaaatatgtaaatgatCCAATAAATATGCCTGTTCAATATGTTGGTTCTCCAATTCTACAATTAAGACATCAATTTCCTTTAAGGGAGATTGTGTCTCCAATATACTCTGCTAATCCAGAATTAAGTATTCCTGAGTTCAAATTTGATCCTAGGGTACTAAGTTATAAGTTTTCGTACAAACATGCAACTAATATACCTGGTTTCTGGCCTGGTGATCCTGCTGAATTTGGTTTGTTATCTTATCACAATATAAGTAATTTATTTTTTGATTCAAAGATTAAGGAAGAAGAAGCAATTACCGTGCAAGCTATTTTTGCATCTTATAGTTGGTTGTTATCGCAGGCTTGTTATCAAG gcTTTTCTACGttcaacgatatattatatCCATTAGTATCGCAAACAATTTTGACAAACGGTCAATATTGGTCCTTTTGCGTTTACCAGTTGAACACCACTTTATTACATTGGGAATATGCAGATAACAATCCTATGCGTAATATATGTTGGATAACAGAACCAATGATGTTGTTCGATAAAATAGAGGATGGAAAAATTCAAGGGTTCAACGAAGATGTTTTAAAAAACTTGATCACATTTTATATCAATATGCCTGCAGCACGAAGTAATGAAAATATGAAACCATACTTAGGTGAATCTGTAAAATATGTTGCTGACATTACTGATCCCGAACGAAGAGCGTGGTTAGAAACAAGATTTAAGCACCTTACGTCTAATAGGCCAAGACATCa ATTAAAGCCTGAAATATATCATTGGCAGAAAATATATATGATTGATAACTCTACTCGCCCTATTGATAAGAAACGTGAACCGTGGGAGTTTGGTTACTCGCCTGCGAAACGAAGATTAAATCAGCATCAGCCGGCTTATATACCAAAATGTTTAAGAGAAAATCCAAAACAGAAAAAAGTAGGGCGTTGGGCGAAAACATATTATCCAAATGCATAA